Proteins encoded by one window of Glycine soja cultivar W05 chromosome 15, ASM419377v2, whole genome shotgun sequence:
- the LOC114387824 gene encoding receptor-like protein 35, which translates to MPSQTNSSTLQDDTLALLEIKRAIDPNSVTPSSYLNSWDFTVDPCEITGSQFLGILCNLPLDNSSSRVTEVDLDGIGREGFLTPAIGNLTELTVLNLNNNKFRGPIPETIAKLRKLTRLTMSLNFFTGAIPQGITQLKNLQYIDVSGNRLSGLIPTSITGLRSLTYLSLSNNGFAGRIPNLTGLWQLNTLDLSVNQFYGDLPNLPVSLRNMYFHHNIPKGLLIHLKWLVVSDNRLSGAISGDVLSLRNVVHLNVSFNRFTVLEVIDYSLFI; encoded by the coding sequence ATGCCATCACAAACCAACTCCTCAACCCTCCAAGACGACACTCTTGCCCTTCTTGAAATAAAACGTGCCATTGATCCCAACTCAGTCACCCCATCTTCCTATCTCAATAGCTGGGACTTCACAGTGGATCCATGTGAAATCACAGGCTCACAATTCCTAGGAATATTGTGCAACTTGCCCCTTGATAACTCCTCTAGTAGAGTAACTGAAGTTGATCTCGATGGCATTGGTCGTGAAGGTTTCTTAACACCAGCCATAGGGAACCTCACAGAGCTAACAGTACTcaacctcaacaacaacaaatttcgGGGTCCAATCCCAGAAACCATTGCCAAACTAAGAAAACTAACAAGACTTACCATGTCACTAAACTTTTTCACTGGGGCCATTCCCCAAGGAATCACTCAACTCAAAAATCTTCAATATATAGATGTGTCAGGTAACAGGCTCTCAGGCCTAATCCCCACTAGCATCACTGGATTGAGAAGCTTAACATATTTGAGTTTATCAAACAATGGATTTGCTGGCAGAATTCCAAACCTCACAGGGTTGTGGCAACTTAACACACTAGACCTCAGTGTTAACCAGTTCTATGGGGATCTTCCAAACCTTCCAGTGAGTTTGAGAAACATGTATTTTCACCATAATATCCCTAAGGGACTACTCATACACCTCAAATGGTTAGTTGTGAGTGATAACAGACTCTCAGGTGCCATCAGTGGTGATGTTCTTTCCTTAAGAAATGTTGTTCATctaaatgtttctttcaacCGCTTCACAGTATTGGAGGTCATCGATTATTCTTTGTTCATCTAA
- the LOC114387947 gene encoding B-box zinc finger protein 24-like — MKIQCDVCERAPATVICCADEAALCAKCDVEVHAANKLASKHQRLLLQCLSSKLPTCDICQDKPAFIFCVEDRALFCQDCDEPIHSAGSLSANHQRFLATGIRVASSSNCTKDNEKSHSEPPNRSAQQVSAKIPPQQVPSFTSSWAVDDLLELTGFESPEKKESLQFGELEWLTDVGIFGEQFAQEALAAAEVPQLPETHNSSSVASYKTSKSYMSHKKPRIEVLNDDDDDDEYFTVPDLG; from the exons ATGAAAATTCAGTGTGACGTGTGTGAGAGAGCTCCAGCAACAGTGATTTGTTGCGCGGATGAGGCTGCTTTGTGTGCCAAATGTGACGTTGAAGTTCATGCTGCAAACAAGCTTGCAAGCAAGCACCAAAGGCTTCTTCTTCAATGTCTATCAAGCAAGCTTCCCACATGTGACATTTGCCAA GACAAGCCAGCATTCATATTTTGTGTTGAAGACAGAGCACTCTTCTGTCAGGATTGTGATGAACCAATTCATTCAGCCGGAAGCCTTTCCGCGAACCACCAGCGCTTCCTTGCTACTGGTATCCGAGTGGCCTCGAGTTCTAATTGCACCAAAGACAATGAAAAAAGTCACTCGGAGCCTCCTAATAGGAGTGCACAACAAGTTTCTGCGAAAATTCCTCCTCAGCAAGTGCCTAGCTTCACATCCTCTTGGGCTGTTGATGACTTATTGGAACTAACAGGCTTTGAATCACCTGAGAAA AAGGAATCTCTGCAGTTTGGAGAGCTGGAATGGCTTACAGATGTGGGTATTTTCGGCGAACAATTTGCTCAGGAAGCCTTGGCTGCAGCTGAAGTACCTCAGCTTCCCGAAACTCATAACAGTAGCAGTGTTGCTTCATACAAAACCTCCAAATCCTACATGTCCCACAAAAAGCCTAGGATTGAAGTcctaaatgatgatgatgatgatgatgagtatTTTACTGTGCCCGATCTCGGCTAA
- the LOC114386603 gene encoding protein FAR1-RELATED SEQUENCE 12-like isoform X3, protein MTFGLVCLASTNALLTFRMILFWVEFGIDASINGETVGNATIVQINSSTADGNKVGCSSFNPAYKQGHDDNITQDSSGGDTIPSGIPAVSVASVDEPYVGQEFESEAAAHAFYNAYAKRVGFIIRVSKLSRSRRDGTAIGRALVCNREGYRMPDKREKIVRQRAETRVGCRAMILVRKVSSGKWVITKFIMEHTHPLTPGKGRRDCIYEQYPNEHDKIRELSQQLAIERKRSATYKRHLELIFEQIEEHNDSLSKKIQHIVDSVKEMETKEQNQR, encoded by the exons ATGACTTTTGGACTCGTTTGCTTGGCTTCGACTAATGCATTACTCACCTTTAGGATGATACTGTTTTGGG TGGAGTTTGGGATTGATGCCTCCATTAATGGTGAGACAGTAGGAAATGCTACTATAGTGCAGATTAATAGCAGCACAGCTGATGGAAACAAAGTGGGCTGCAGTTCTTTTAATCCTGCTTAtaaacaaggtcatgatgataATATAACTCAAGATTCTTCTGGAGGGGACACAATCCCATCAGGAATTCCTGCAGTATCGGTTGCGTCAGTTGATGAGCCCTATGTGGGCCAGGAGTTTGAATCTGAAGCTGCAGCACATGCATTCTATAATGCATATGCTAAACGTGTTGGATTCATCATACGTGTAAGTAAGCTCTCACGATCAAGGCGTGATGGAACTGCTATTGGACGGGCTCTTGTTTGCAACAGAGAAGGTTACAGAATGCCCGACAAACGTGAAAAGATTGTAAGGCAAAGGGCGGAGACAAGGGTTGGTTGCAGGGCAATGATTTTGGTGAGGAAAGTAAGTTCTGGTAAATGGGTTATTACAAAGTTTATAATGGAACACACACATCCTTTGACACCTGGAAAAGGTAGAAGAGATTGCATTTATGAGCAATATCCG AATGAACATGATAAAATTCGAGAACTATCCCAGCAGTTGGCTATAGAGAGAAAGCGATCTGCAACCTATAAAAGGCATCTTGAATTGATATTTGAGCAAATTGAAGAGCACAATGATAGTCTTTCAAAGAAAATACAACACATAGTGGACAGTGTGAAGGAGATGGAAACCAAAGAACAGAATCAGAGATAG
- the LOC114386603 gene encoding protein FAR-RED ELONGATED HYPOCOTYL 3-like isoform X1 has translation MNLLLLSLHGTQKHKKFIFTITVASYDYRIRVSLNSHRYFVAAVEFGIDASINGETVGNATIVQINSSTADGNKVGCSSFNPAYKQGHDDNITQDSSGGDTIPSGIPAVSVASVDEPYVGQEFESEAAAHAFYNAYAKRVGFIIRVSKLSRSRRDGTAIGRALVCNREGYRMPDKREKIVRQRAETRVGCRAMILVRKVSSGKWVITKFIMEHTHPLTPGKGRRDCIYEQYPNEHDKIRELSQQLAIERKRSATYKRHLELIFEQIEEHNDSLSKKIQHIVDSVKEMETKEQNQR, from the exons ATGAATCTGCTTCTGCTGTCTCTGCACGgaacacaaaaacataaaaagttcATTTTCACAATCACGGTCGCTTCCTACGACTATCGAATTCGCGTCAGCCTCAATTCtca CAGATATTTTGTTGCTGCAGTGGAGTTTGGGATTGATGCCTCCATTAATGGTGAGACAGTAGGAAATGCTACTATAGTGCAGATTAATAGCAGCACAGCTGATGGAAACAAAGTGGGCTGCAGTTCTTTTAATCCTGCTTAtaaacaaggtcatgatgataATATAACTCAAGATTCTTCTGGAGGGGACACAATCCCATCAGGAATTCCTGCAGTATCGGTTGCGTCAGTTGATGAGCCCTATGTGGGCCAGGAGTTTGAATCTGAAGCTGCAGCACATGCATTCTATAATGCATATGCTAAACGTGTTGGATTCATCATACGTGTAAGTAAGCTCTCACGATCAAGGCGTGATGGAACTGCTATTGGACGGGCTCTTGTTTGCAACAGAGAAGGTTACAGAATGCCCGACAAACGTGAAAAGATTGTAAGGCAAAGGGCGGAGACAAGGGTTGGTTGCAGGGCAATGATTTTGGTGAGGAAAGTAAGTTCTGGTAAATGGGTTATTACAAAGTTTATAATGGAACACACACATCCTTTGACACCTGGAAAAGGTAGAAGAGATTGCATTTATGAGCAATATCCG AATGAACATGATAAAATTCGAGAACTATCCCAGCAGTTGGCTATAGAGAGAAAGCGATCTGCAACCTATAAAAGGCATCTTGAATTGATATTTGAGCAAATTGAAGAGCACAATGATAGTCTTTCAAAGAAAATACAACACATAGTGGACAGTGTGAAGGAGATGGAAACCAAAGAACAGAATCAGAGATAG
- the LOC114386603 gene encoding protein FAR1-RELATED SEQUENCE 12-like isoform X5, whose amino-acid sequence MEFGIDASINGETVGNATIVQINSSTADGNKVGCSSFNPAYKQGHDDNITQDSSGGDTIPSGIPAVSVASVDEPYVGQEFESEAAAHAFYNAYAKRVGFIIRVSKLSRSRRDGTAIGRALVCNREGYRMPDKREKIVRQRAETRVGCRAMILVRKVSSGKWVITKFIMEHTHPLTPGKGRRDCIYEQYPNEHDKIRELSQQLAIERKRSATYKRHLELIFEQIEEHNDSLSKKIQHIVDSVKEMETKEQNQR is encoded by the exons a TGGAGTTTGGGATTGATGCCTCCATTAATGGTGAGACAGTAGGAAATGCTACTATAGTGCAGATTAATAGCAGCACAGCTGATGGAAACAAAGTGGGCTGCAGTTCTTTTAATCCTGCTTAtaaacaaggtcatgatgataATATAACTCAAGATTCTTCTGGAGGGGACACAATCCCATCAGGAATTCCTGCAGTATCGGTTGCGTCAGTTGATGAGCCCTATGTGGGCCAGGAGTTTGAATCTGAAGCTGCAGCACATGCATTCTATAATGCATATGCTAAACGTGTTGGATTCATCATACGTGTAAGTAAGCTCTCACGATCAAGGCGTGATGGAACTGCTATTGGACGGGCTCTTGTTTGCAACAGAGAAGGTTACAGAATGCCCGACAAACGTGAAAAGATTGTAAGGCAAAGGGCGGAGACAAGGGTTGGTTGCAGGGCAATGATTTTGGTGAGGAAAGTAAGTTCTGGTAAATGGGTTATTACAAAGTTTATAATGGAACACACACATCCTTTGACACCTGGAAAAGGTAGAAGAGATTGCATTTATGAGCAATATCCG AATGAACATGATAAAATTCGAGAACTATCCCAGCAGTTGGCTATAGAGAGAAAGCGATCTGCAACCTATAAAAGGCATCTTGAATTGATATTTGAGCAAATTGAAGAGCACAATGATAGTCTTTCAAAGAAAATACAACACATAGTGGACAGTGTGAAGGAGATGGAAACCAAAGAACAGAATCAGAGATAG
- the LOC114386963 gene encoding serine/threonine-protein kinase-like protein ACR4, which yields MNLCPVLFGTLFEVVVFSCLWLQVSSLGSMSSIAVSYGDKGSVFCGLKSDGSHTVTCYGINSAIIYGTPTHFPFLGLTAGDGFVCGLLMSSNQPYCWGSSGHVEMGVPQPMVKGAQYLEISAGDYHVCGLRKPLTGRHRNTSLVDCWGYNMTNNYVFDGQVQSISAGSQFNCGLFSQNRTVFCWGDETSSQVIYMIPQGIRFQKISAGGYHVCGILEGVNSRAVCWGRSMLDLGEELSISLIRSGQGNVELAPNDPILSVVGGKFHACGIRSHDRGVVCWGYSFKAGTPVPSGIKAFEIGAGNYFTCGILVEKSLMPVCWGVGFPTSLPLPVSPRMCRSAPCAPGYYETQQNGLCKSPDSHICMPCSAACPPEMYQRSGCNLKSDILCEYNCSLCSSPECLSNCSSSYSNAASGKRSERFWSMQLPVLIAEIAFAVFLVSIVSITVVLYVRYKLRDCQCSGPKVKKLKGSSSNQKDQKCKIRPDLEEFKIRRAQMFSYEELERATSGFKEESIAGKGSFSCVFKGVLKDGTVVAVKRAIVSPNMQKNSKEFHTELDLLSRLNHAHLLNLLGYCEEGGERLLVYEYMAHGSLHQHLHGNKVMQEQMDWVRRVTIAVQAARGIEYLHGYACPPVIHRDIKSSNILIDEEHNARVADFGLSLLGPADSSSPLAELPAGTLGYLDPEYYRLHYLTTKSDVYSFGVLLLEILSGRKAIDMQFEEGNIVQWAVPLIKSGDIAAILDPTLKPPPDLDALRRIANVACKSVRMRGKDRPSMDKVTTVLERALAQLMGSPCIEQPILPTEVVLGSNRLHKKSSSNRSASESTDVEDQRFEFRAPSWITFPSVTSSQRRSGSEADVEGKNAEGRNLSNVGGGGGGGGDVLRSLDEEIGLASPRERLFLQHNF from the coding sequence ATGAACCTATGTCCAGTTTTATTTGGGACTCTATTTGAGGTTGTGGTTTTTTCATGCTTGTGGTTGCAAGTTTCAAGCCTTGGTTCCATGTCTTCCATTGCCGTCTCTTATGGCGACAAAGGGTCAGTATTTTGTGGCTTGAAATCGGATGGATCTCACACTGTGACCTGTTATGGAATAAACTCAGCCATAATTTATGGAACGCCAACGCATTTTCCATTCCTTGGTCTTACTGCTGGTGATGGTTTTGTGTGTGGACTTCTAATGAGTTCTAACCAACCTTATTGCTGGGGTAGCAGTGGCCATGTTGAAATGGGTGTGCCACAGCCTATGGTTAAGGGAGCTCAGTACCTAGAGATCAGTGCTGGGGACTATCACGTTTGTGGATTGAGGAAACCTTTGACTGGAAGACACAGGAACACTTCTTTGGTTGACTGTTGGGGCTACAACATGACCAACAACTATGTGTTTGACGGGCAGGTTCAATCAATCTCAGCAGGTTCTCAATTCAACTGTGGTTTGTTTTCTCAGAATAGGACTGTGTTCTGTTGGGGGGATGAGACTAGTAGCCAAGTTATTTACATGATCCCCCAAGGCATAAGGTTTCAGAAGATCTCTGCTGGAGGGTACCATGTGTGTGGAATCTTAGAAGGGGTCAATTCTAGAGCTGTTTGTTGGGGGAGGAGCATGTTGGATTTGGGGGAAGAACTTTCAATTTCATTGATACGTTCAGGACAAGGTAATGTTGAATTGGCTCCAAATGATCCCATACTTTCTGTGGTGGGGGGGAAGTTCCATGCATGTGGCATTAGGAGCCATGATCGTGGAGTGGTTTGTTGGGGATATAGTTTCAAAGCAGGCACCCCAGTTCCTAGTGGGATTAAGGCCTTTGAGATTGGTGCTGGGAATTATTTCACCTGTGGAATACTTGTTGAGAAATCTCTTATGCCTGTTTGTTGGGGTGTTGGCTTCCCTACCTCTCTCCCTTTGCCTGTTTCACCAAGAATGTGTAGGTCTGCTCCATGTGCTCCAGGTTACTATGAAACCCAACAAAATGGTCTTTGCAAGTCCCCAGATTCTCACATTTGCATGCCATGCAGTGCTGCTTGTCCTCCTGAGATGTATCAGAGAAGTGGATGCAATTTGAAATCTGACATACTGTGTGAATATAATTGTTCTCTTTGTTCCTCACCTGAATGCCTGTCCAATTGCTCCTCTTCCTATTCCAACGCTGCCTCTGGCAAGAGAAGTGAAAGATTCTGGTCTATGCAGCTTCCAGTGCTTATTGCTGAGATAGCCTTTGCTGTTTTCTTAGTTAGCATTGTGTCTATAACTGTTGTTTTGTATGTTCGCTACAAGCTAAGAGATTGTCAGTGTTCGGGGCCAAAGGTGAAGAAACTAAAAGGGAGCTCTTCAAACCAAAAGGACCAGAAATGCAAGATCCGACCGGACTTGGAGGAGTTCAAGATTAGGAGGGCACAGATGTTCTCCTATGAGGAGCTTGAAAGGGCAACTAGTGGATTCAAAGAAGAGTCCATAGCGGGGAAGGGAAGTTTTTCTTGTGTGTTCAAAGGGGTTCTCAAAGATGGTACTGTTGTTGCTGTTAAAAGGGCCATAGTGTCTCCCAACATGCAGAAGAATTCCAAGGAGTTTCACACCGAGCTTGACTTGCTCTCTAGGTTGAACCATGCACACTTGCTCAATCTACTAGGCTACTGTGAAGAAGGTGGAGAGAGGCTCCTTGTTTATGAGTACATGGCTCATGGTTCTTTGCATCAACACCTGCATGGCAACAAGGTGATGCAAGAGCAAATGGATTGGGTGAGAAGGGTAACAATTGCAGTACAAGCAGCTCGCGGAATCGAATATTTGCATGGATATGCTTGTCCACCCGTGATTCACAGAGACATTAAGTCTTCAAACATCCTCATTGATGAAGAACACAATGCTAGAGTGGCTGATTTTGGTTTGTCACTACTTGGTCCTGCAGATAGTAGCTCCCCACTAGCTGAACTACCAGCTGGGACTCTTGGCTATCTTGATCCTGAATACTACAGGCTTCATTATCTTACCACAAAGTCTGATGTGTACAGCTTTGGTGTTCTACTTTTGGAGATTTTAAGTGGTAGAAAAGCCATTGACATGCAATTTGAAGAAGGGAACATAGTTCAATGGGCAGTGCCTTTGATCAAGTCAGGAGATATAGCTGCAATTTTGGACCCAACTTTGAAACCTCCTCCTGATCTTGATGCCTTGAGAAGGATAGCTAATGTTGCTTGTAAAAGTGTGAGAATGAGAGGTAAGGATAGGCCTTCAATGGACAAAGTGACAACAGTGTTGGAAAGAGCACTTGCACAGTTAATGGGTAGCCCTTGTATTGAGCAGCCAATTTTGCCCACTGAGGTGGTTTTGGGAAGTAACAGATTGCACAAGAAATCATCTTCAAACAGGTCAGCCTCAGAAAGCACTGATGTGGAGGATCAGAGGTTTGAGTTTAGAGCGCCATCATGGATCACTTTCCCCAGTGTCACTTCTTCTCAAAGAAGATCAGGCTCGGAGGCCGATGTCGAGGGAAAAAATGCAGAAGGGAGGAATTTGAGCAATgttggaggtggtggtggtggtggaggtgatGTTTTGAGAAGTCTTGATGAAGAGATTGGTCTTGCCTCTCCTCGAGAGAGATTGTTCTTGCAACACAACTTCTAA
- the LOC114388667 gene encoding probable fructokinase-4: MALNNGVPATGTGLIVSFGEMLIDFVPTVSGVSLAEAPGFLKAPGGAPANVAIAVARLGGKAAFVGKLGDDEFGHMLAGILKENGVRADGITFDQGARTALAFVTLRADGEREFMFYRNPSADMLLKPEELNLELIRSAKVFHYGSISLIVEPCRSAHLKAMEVAKEAGCLLSYDPNLRLPLWPSPEEARKQILSIWEKADLIKVSDVELEFLTGSDKIDDESALSLWHPNLKLLLVTLGEHGSRYYTENFKGSVDAFHVNTVDTTGAGDSFVGALLSKIVDDQSILEDEPRLREVLKYANACGAITTTQKGAIPALPKEEDALKLIKGA; encoded by the exons ATGGCGTTGAACAATGGCGTCCCCGCCACTGGCACCGGCCTCATCGTTAGCTTCGGCGAGATGCTCATCGACTTCGTCCCCACCGTCTCCGGCGTGTCCCTGGCCGAGGCCCCTGGCTTCCTCAAGGCCCCCGGCGGCGCCCCAGCCAACGTCGCCATCGCCGTGGCGCGACTCGGCGGCAAAGCCGCCTTCGTCGGCAAACTCGGGGACGACGAGTTCGGCCACATGCTCGCCGGAATCCTCAAGGAGAACGGTGTCCGCGCCGACGGCATCACCTTCGACCAGGGTGCACGCACCGCGCTGGCCTTCGTGACCCTACGCGCCGACGGGGAGCGTGAGTTCATGTTCTACCGGAACCCCAGCGCCGACATGCTCCTCAAGCCCGAAGAACTCAACCTCGAACTCATCAGATCT GCAAAAGTTTTCCATTATGGATCAATAAGTTTGATCGTGGAGCCATGCAGATCAGCACACTTGAAGGCAATGGAAGTTGCCAAGGAAGCTGGGTGCCTGCTCTCCTATGACCCCAACCTTCGGCTACCATTGTGGCCTTCGCCTGAGGAAGCTCGTAAGCAAATACTCAGCATTTGGGAGAAGGCTGATTTGATCAAGGTCAGTGATGTGGAGCTTGAGTTCCTCACCGGAAGTGACAAGATTGATGATGAATCTGCTTTGTCATTGTGGCACCCCAATTTGAAGTTGCTCCTTGTCACTCTTGGAGAACATGGTTCCAGATACTACACCGAG AATTTCAAAGGATCAGTAGATGCTTTTCATGTTAATACAGTTGATACAACTGGTGCCGGTGATTCCTTTGTTGGTGCTCTATTGTCCAAGATTGTCGATGATCAGTCCATTCTTGAA GATGAACCAAGGTTAAGAGAAGTACTCAAGTATGCAAATGCATGTGGAGCAATTACAACTACCCAAAAGGGAGCAATTCCCGCCCTTCCCAAAGAGGAGGATGCACTGAAACTGATCAAAGGCGCATAG
- the LOC114386713 gene encoding uncharacterized protein LOC114386713, which translates to MEAASELDQGMKVLDSCLANINWRLKPSSKRRLQLDVLALITRMRAVVMVDYGGIMPQLQHHLSSLLQLALRDSPSIFEHIRVMVIQDMIYLIHITEIAHFVRSSFNSQQHPLLFVDLEHQPPKMITQIEESQLAMQLVSIQRLFLTVFSPEEPKSADDPKANANANAACQSSSSPSAHCIDLSNCMDNTDITVPTLNGWLLGYPVVYLFGKDHISDAIYHLSTKYLHIFQVFVCRNSTLKKGTQAEELLSFSVPYDLSMRGSNEQWAEAFLAHMQAKWERCASAWKSLKMEVSECHPQAIVL; encoded by the exons ATGGAAGCAGCGTCAGAGTTAGACCAAGGTATGAAGGTGTTGGATTCGTGTTTAGCGAATATCAATTGGCGCCTCAAACCTTCTTCCAAGCGTCGCTTACAATTAG ATGTTCTCGCTCTCATTACAAGAATGAGAGCGGTTGTAATGGTAGACTACGGTGGAATCATGCCTCAGCTCCAGCACCACCTCTCTTCCCTCCTCCAACTCGCACTAAGGGATTCCCCCTCTATTTTCGAGCACATACGAGTTATGGTTATACAAGACATGATTTACTTAATACACATAACCGAAATTGCGCACTTTGTCAGATCAAGCTTCAACTCTCAACAACATCCGTTGCTCTTTGTTGACCTTGAACATCAACCCCCTAAG ATGATAACACAAATTGAGGAAAGCCAATTAGCAATGCAGCTAGTATCCATTCAGAGGTTGTTTTTGACAGTATTCTCACCCGAGGAACCTAAATCTGCGGATGATCCTAAAGCCAACGCCAACGCCAACGCCGCGTGCCAGAGCTCTTCCTCTCCTTCTGCTCACTGCATTGATCTCAGTAACTGCATGGACAACACTGACATCACTGTGCCAACCTTGAATGG ATGGCTTCTAGGCTACCCGGTGGTGTATCTCTTTGGCAAGGACCATATTTCTGATGCCATTTATCATCTTTCGACCAAATATCTTCATATTTTTCAAGTGTTTGTCTGCAG GAACAGTACTCTCAAGAAAGGGACTCAAGCTGAAGAGCTGTTAAG TTTTTCAGTGCCTTACGATCTAAGCATGAGAGGGAGTAATGAACAATGGGCAGAGGCTTTTCTGGCTCACATGCAGGCAAAGTGGGAAAGGTGTGCAAGTGCTTGGAAGTCGTTAAAGATGGAGGTTAGTGAATGTCATCCTCAAGCTATCGTGTTATAA
- the LOC114386603 gene encoding protein FAR1-RELATED SEQUENCE 12-like isoform X4 has protein sequence MMEFGIDASINGETVGNATIVQINSSTADGNKVGCSSFNPAYKQGHDDNITQDSSGGDTIPSGIPAVSVASVDEPYVGQEFESEAAAHAFYNAYAKRVGFIIRVSKLSRSRRDGTAIGRALVCNREGYRMPDKREKIVRQRAETRVGCRAMILVRKVSSGKWVITKFIMEHTHPLTPGKGRRDCIYEQYPNEHDKIRELSQQLAIERKRSATYKRHLELIFEQIEEHNDSLSKKIQHIVDSVKEMETKEQNQR, from the exons ATGA TGGAGTTTGGGATTGATGCCTCCATTAATGGTGAGACAGTAGGAAATGCTACTATAGTGCAGATTAATAGCAGCACAGCTGATGGAAACAAAGTGGGCTGCAGTTCTTTTAATCCTGCTTAtaaacaaggtcatgatgataATATAACTCAAGATTCTTCTGGAGGGGACACAATCCCATCAGGAATTCCTGCAGTATCGGTTGCGTCAGTTGATGAGCCCTATGTGGGCCAGGAGTTTGAATCTGAAGCTGCAGCACATGCATTCTATAATGCATATGCTAAACGTGTTGGATTCATCATACGTGTAAGTAAGCTCTCACGATCAAGGCGTGATGGAACTGCTATTGGACGGGCTCTTGTTTGCAACAGAGAAGGTTACAGAATGCCCGACAAACGTGAAAAGATTGTAAGGCAAAGGGCGGAGACAAGGGTTGGTTGCAGGGCAATGATTTTGGTGAGGAAAGTAAGTTCTGGTAAATGGGTTATTACAAAGTTTATAATGGAACACACACATCCTTTGACACCTGGAAAAGGTAGAAGAGATTGCATTTATGAGCAATATCCG AATGAACATGATAAAATTCGAGAACTATCCCAGCAGTTGGCTATAGAGAGAAAGCGATCTGCAACCTATAAAAGGCATCTTGAATTGATATTTGAGCAAATTGAAGAGCACAATGATAGTCTTTCAAAGAAAATACAACACATAGTGGACAGTGTGAAGGAGATGGAAACCAAAGAACAGAATCAGAGATAG
- the LOC114386603 gene encoding protein FAR-RED ELONGATED HYPOCOTYL 3-like isoform X2 translates to MNLLLLSLHGTQKHKKFIFTITVASYDYRIRVSLNSQYFVAAVEFGIDASINGETVGNATIVQINSSTADGNKVGCSSFNPAYKQGHDDNITQDSSGGDTIPSGIPAVSVASVDEPYVGQEFESEAAAHAFYNAYAKRVGFIIRVSKLSRSRRDGTAIGRALVCNREGYRMPDKREKIVRQRAETRVGCRAMILVRKVSSGKWVITKFIMEHTHPLTPGKGRRDCIYEQYPNEHDKIRELSQQLAIERKRSATYKRHLELIFEQIEEHNDSLSKKIQHIVDSVKEMETKEQNQR, encoded by the exons ATGAATCTGCTTCTGCTGTCTCTGCACGgaacacaaaaacataaaaagttcATTTTCACAATCACGGTCGCTTCCTACGACTATCGAATTCGCGTCAGCCTCAATTCtca ATATTTTGTTGCTGCAGTGGAGTTTGGGATTGATGCCTCCATTAATGGTGAGACAGTAGGAAATGCTACTATAGTGCAGATTAATAGCAGCACAGCTGATGGAAACAAAGTGGGCTGCAGTTCTTTTAATCCTGCTTAtaaacaaggtcatgatgataATATAACTCAAGATTCTTCTGGAGGGGACACAATCCCATCAGGAATTCCTGCAGTATCGGTTGCGTCAGTTGATGAGCCCTATGTGGGCCAGGAGTTTGAATCTGAAGCTGCAGCACATGCATTCTATAATGCATATGCTAAACGTGTTGGATTCATCATACGTGTAAGTAAGCTCTCACGATCAAGGCGTGATGGAACTGCTATTGGACGGGCTCTTGTTTGCAACAGAGAAGGTTACAGAATGCCCGACAAACGTGAAAAGATTGTAAGGCAAAGGGCGGAGACAAGGGTTGGTTGCAGGGCAATGATTTTGGTGAGGAAAGTAAGTTCTGGTAAATGGGTTATTACAAAGTTTATAATGGAACACACACATCCTTTGACACCTGGAAAAGGTAGAAGAGATTGCATTTATGAGCAATATCCG AATGAACATGATAAAATTCGAGAACTATCCCAGCAGTTGGCTATAGAGAGAAAGCGATCTGCAACCTATAAAAGGCATCTTGAATTGATATTTGAGCAAATTGAAGAGCACAATGATAGTCTTTCAAAGAAAATACAACACATAGTGGACAGTGTGAAGGAGATGGAAACCAAAGAACAGAATCAGAGATAG